In one window of Microbacterium natoriense DNA:
- a CDS encoding SDR family NAD(P)-dependent oxidoreductase, translating into MTIHHTGTTALVTGASSGLGAEFATQLARRGADLVLVARREDRLKDLAARLEREHGVRATVIALDLADAGAPARLRAALDERGIRIQTLINNAGFGAKGDFVEADAARMAEMVQVNVASLVGITREFLPELTRDGRGALVNVASVAAYQPCPGMAVYGASKAFVLSFTESIAHETRSSGLRVLALSPGATRTEFFDVVGTEAAAVGRFQSATDVVAQAMAALDRRRTPASIVSGAANAVTSKLVGLMPRRMTLAISGRLLAESA; encoded by the coding sequence ATGACCATTCACCACACCGGAACCACCGCCCTCGTCACCGGCGCCAGCTCGGGCCTCGGCGCCGAGTTCGCCACCCAGCTCGCCCGCCGCGGCGCCGACCTCGTGCTCGTGGCCCGGCGCGAAGACCGCTTGAAGGATCTCGCCGCCCGCCTGGAGCGGGAGCACGGGGTGCGGGCGACCGTGATCGCCCTCGATCTCGCCGACGCCGGCGCCCCGGCACGTCTTCGCGCCGCGCTCGACGAGCGAGGCATCCGCATCCAGACGCTGATCAACAACGCCGGCTTCGGAGCGAAGGGGGACTTCGTCGAGGCGGACGCTGCGCGTATGGCCGAGATGGTGCAGGTCAACGTGGCCTCGCTCGTCGGGATCACGCGCGAGTTCCTCCCCGAGCTGACTCGCGACGGCCGGGGCGCCCTCGTCAACGTGGCGAGCGTCGCGGCCTATCAGCCGTGCCCCGGCATGGCGGTGTACGGCGCATCCAAGGCCTTCGTGCTGAGCTTCACCGAGTCGATCGCGCATGAGACACGCTCGTCCGGTCTGCGCGTGCTCGCCCTGAGCCCCGGAGCGACCCGCACGGAGTTCTTCGATGTCGTCGGCACAGAGGCCGCAGCGGTGGGCCGCTTCCAGTCCGCGACCGACGTGGTCGCGCAGGCGATGGCAGCGCTCGATCGTCGGCGCACACCCGCGAGCATCGTGTCGGGTGCCGCGAACGCCGTGACGAGCAAGCTCGTCGGCCTCATGCCGCGTCGCATGACTCTCGCGATCAGCGGCCGGTTGCTGGCCGAGTCGGCGTGA